The Dermacentor andersoni chromosome 1, qqDerAnde1_hic_scaffold, whole genome shotgun sequence genomic interval TGCTTCGTGCTATAGGCGGATGCTGCTCGGTTCAACTTGAGTACTGCACAATACTACGCGTAACGTTTTAATTTCAAACACGAGTGCTCGTTAAGTATGCAGATTTCAAGCATATCTGCGGAATGAGAGTAAACTTCGTCTTATAGGAATACCCCTCAATAACTACAGAGAGGGAGTCGGTGACTACAGACTTTTATTAGAGCACTCTAGCAGAAATTATGACCCATTTAAGGATGGATAAGGCTCTATCACTATTAAAAACCTCTATCTTTTTTATTTTGAAATTTGAAGTAGTACTTGGAGACGTTAAGAGCGGACAAAAAGGGCTAAAGGAGGAGCCTGCTCTGAACCAACTTTCAACTGTCATATTGGCACGCAGAAATAACAGAGGAAAGCTCTAATTCGCCATCAACAGTGTACCGTTCCTCAACTTGCAGGAGTCGCAGATTGTCACGTCAGCCTCACACGGAATGCCTCCTCTCCGAGAAGAGGCCTCTCACGGAGGTTCTCCCCCATCGCCGAACGTAGCTGCCTTCACTCTTATGCAAGCACGTGTTCTGACAAGAGGTACTTTTCCGCTGCATTTTACACGACCTGGGAATTTTCATGGAGAACAGCTGTGAACATATGAGTAGCGCAAATTCCAGGCCCTCGCTATCTTCATAGGCTTAAAAGAAAAATCTTTTACTTACTCACTACCACGTCTTCCATTAGCTCCCTTCCAATGAATGGCACTGACGGAAATAGTCGCTGGGATTCCTGAAAGAGGAAAGAATTGGCACAAAAACCATCAATTAGCAACTCAATTAAGAAGAAAATCAGAGGCTCATATGTAATTTATTCTTTACTTCGTGCAAACAGGGCTGTTTAATAAAACTTTGTTTTTCTAGTTTCCTTTTCACGGCTTCCCAGGTGAAGGAGAGCGTCAGGAAGCTACAGCGTGAAAATTCAAAGCTCGCAAATTATGCCTGAAACATATATCAAAGTGTCCAGTTTTGCTTTCCAGTGATAACGTGACAAGACTAAATACATCTGGTTGTACGATGAAGATCGAAACAGATGCAGCTGTCTTTGTCACCTTTTTGGCAGCTACAACTATTTATGTACTGTATTATATGTTTGCCGCTTGAAATTAGGGCAAAACACCCATCGAAGTCTGCTTTTTTCCTAGGTGAATTATATCTATAATCTGCCTCAGCCACGCACCCTCTGACGGGGAAATTTGTATCTTATCAACTGCTATGCTTACAACAATTCCTGGCCCCATTTTTGCAGCTTATGGTTCGTCGATTTCCTGCCTCGTGTGAGCGCTATGTTGAAGTTTAGGTTACAGCGGTTGGAGCTGCAAAAGGCGCAATAAGACAGCAGCATTTTCCTGTTGTATAGCCGACGGAAAGCAAAAGGTATCTTGTTTACGCGTAGGCGTTTCACAATTAATAttttaaagcaataaaaataaagGGTGTTTCAAGAATACTGGGTGGTAAGTTTAAATAGAAAAACGACAAACAAGCACCTTCAGAGCGCACTCGAGGTATTTCATTTCTTTCAGGTCGTCAGGAGTGATGGCACGCTCTCTATCCTCTCCGAAGATTGCATCCAGCTCCTCGTGAATCTTCTGCTGAACGTCCGTGTAGAGTCCAATAAGGTACATTGCCCATGAGATACCCATGGCCGTGGTGTCGTGACCCTGACGGAACGAGAACAGAGCAAGGCGGACAGTGTCTACTACTGCAGTTATTCGTGAGGGTAGAACTAATGTACTTTGTCACCAATATGCTGTTGAACACCGCCATAGCCCATTTTCTTCAGCTTTGAGTTCAGCGCATTGCATGATATATCCGAGATTGAGTTTTAATTAATATTTCGGCTTACACTTAACGATTGAACATACCGGTGATAGTATCTAACTGTAAAAAAGCAGGATAAATAGCGAAGAACGTTGGAATTTTTGTTATCTGAGTGGATTATTTTGCCATAACCGAGAAAGGAACGATGCCAATAAAAAGTACAAGTGGCTGTCAGACCTGCCTGTTCAGTTGGCTTCACCACTTATGCATTCCAAGAGATCTGATCAGACGTAAGTTAAATATAAAGAGAACATGCAGTTCTTAGCAACTTGCCACTTTTTAATATGTATGCCGTGCAGTTTTTTATTATTGGTACAAGCATGGCCGTGGGTTGATCTGGGGCAGAAAGgcgtgtcttctttatttttttggacCAAAGGTATCTCATTAATAAATTTAGTCTAAATATTCCAGATAACTCTCATTGCAACTTCATGAGGCCATGCACAGGAAGCCATCTCAGCTGAGTAGTTTCGTCCAGGTCAGACGTCTGGGCGAGGTGTGTGAGCAAAGGCTTCCTGCCTCGGTCTAAATCTACAAGCAAAGGTACCATTTATATGAGCCATGTGTTCTATCGATCACTGTACATGGCCAGTATCACAGGATGTGCTACCAGCTACTTCCCACGAAGAAGGCTTGTGGCTGCTTCAGATTTTTCTTGGAAAAGGAGTCCCGTTAACAGTCCTTGACGCGGCGCAGTTATTGTCAATGTGATACACGCTTAGAGAAAAATGGCAGCTCCACTAAAATTGTGGCCTACTTCTAGGGATGATACTACCTCGAACATGAAGGTGTCTACTTCTTCCCGGATGTCCTCTTCCGTGAGGCTGCTATCCTGGATGTGATGGCTTAGCAGGAGGTCCAGGAATGCCTGTCGTCTTTTCTGTCCGATCACTGGTTCTCCGATGGTGAGGCCATCAAGAACCTTCTGTTCAAGGAGTTCGGCCTTTCTTTCACGTATCACCTGCAATATTAGTGTTATTCGGATGAAGTGTGCTAACAGTATAAGCGGCATGATTTGTATAACCGTTGGGTAATTTCGTTTCTCTTTGTCATTTTCGCCTGACATAAGTTGGATCACCAGGGCGCCCAAGGAACCATAGAAGTGAGTAGTTTTGCGGACATGGATCATTACTAAAAAAGTCTTACCGCCCGTGAGTGGTACAGGCGACTTCTTGTCACACAACATAGATACAGGACAAAACAAAAATACCCAATTCTAATGCAGTTACCAGATGGTAACTAGCTTCTTAAAGTTCCCATGCACGCAACAAATTACTCATGCCTACAACTTTGGTCTAGTCGGCAATTATTCCTTATTTGAAGAAAAACACGCATACCGATGACAGTATTGCCACTAGATGTCTCTATTAACAGAAACTGCATGTCAACTTGCATAGCACATGCCACATGCTAAAAGTATGACAAACTAATGTCATGTGCATGGAGGCAACTAAATAAACGTGGATTACTTAGAATGAACTTGGATAAACTTGCAATAAAAACTGCGCAACTTGGATGAAATGGCACATATTATACTATTAATCTAATAGCAAACACAAAAGATCGAAGCTTCCATCTAATGTTACAGACTGGCGGCACTGCCTCACTCTCGCGCGATGTCCTTACCTTTCTGGTAAAGTTGTGCAGCTGCGCAAGGTTGTCCTTGAACTTCCTCCCAAATGAGGACATGTAGAAGACGTAGTTTGGCCATAGCCATGGCCTCATCACTCTTGCCATGAAGGTCTCGcccactcttaaaaaaaaaggagcgcgGCATAAAATAAAGAGAAATCTATGGTCACATCTCGAACACCAAAACTGCACTTTCTCACCGCAACCGTTCCCTCATTTATTTTATTGTTCAGAATAAGTAACGCGTAAGAACAGATGACAAAACCATGTTTGATTTCATCAAAAGATTCATTGCTGTCCAAACATGTGCAGTTGATATTAAAATATTCATCGTGAATCATGAATTATAAACGAACCGCTTATGTCAGAACTAAATGACGCTCCACTTTTTTCTTCCTACGTAATTTTAAACGAGCTACAACGGACGATTGTTCGTTGGGGCAACGTCGAACACATGAATACCTGTTCGTGCCCTCCTGAGCTATTTGAAATAGCAGAGCCTACGTAAATGCGACAAGAGTGGCTCGTCACTGGCGAAGTACACAAAATTTTTCATCTATGCatggtgatttatttatttgtggacTTACTTTTTAATGATGGCAGCGCAAAAGAGCGGCAATGCACTACTGCCGCGTGTCTAAATAACAAAACGCTTTTTCTTGAAACCCTCTTATACCCTTGCCCTGCAGGCAGTTTGTTTTCCCAAGTCCATATGCATCAAACCTTTAGAGTGTCATCGAAATCCCGAATCGTAACTGAGTACAACTCAACAATCAGACGTGGCGCGCTCAACAATGAGGCTTAGCAGCTATAGCTGTGAACTACGAGTTCTATCTGCAGTGACTCAAGCTGCTATATGAAATGCCGATGTCACAAGCTATTCCTAGTATCCTCGCGCTATGGACATTCAGGCAAGCGCTGAAAGGCTTTGTCGCCCTGCTCACCATTCATTGAAATACACTTCTCTGCAAACTTCATTACTCGCAAGACACCCTTCTGTCGCATTTACGCGCCTGCGAAATAAGCAGTGGTCGCAACAAGCACCTTCACATCCACTGTAGTTCAATATTCTTCAAACGGCGCGGCATATACATAAATAAAGGGGGCTGCAAGAACTATTATATCCTGGTTCTCTGCAGAAAAGAGCAAGGAAGTGAGGTCAGGTTTCCTTTCTTACATGCAAGAACCAGCATACACGCTTCTACTCGCTTTTTTCCCCGAAGAACTTGAAAGGTTTGAAAAtaagaattactttttttttgttcataatGTATTATTGGGGGATTAGACAGTCCCTATCTATAATAACTAGACAGACGTACCGTTATGTGACTCAATCCTCCGGAATTCTGTTCATGATCTTAGGGCTCTATCTGGCTAGTGTAAATTGCAATTTCGTAAAAGAGATGACATTGAGAAAACTGCAGTCACAATGCACTTGTAACATAACCATTCTCGCGCACGCCTACGTTCATAGCTACATATCGTTAGTGTAATGGGTTCCACGGTCTTGTGCCAAGATTATGAAACCGTTTAACACGTGTAAGAACCTTCATTTTATCATATGGTTTTACAAGTACCAACAGAACGTAACATAAATAAATCTGCAGCCCTATAAGACTAAAAGAAATGAATATAACGCAATCCATATTAAGTGAGGCACGCTTATCGCAGGCTCAATATTTGGTTCGACCTTCGGCCTTTTATTTAGTTAAAATATGCTGGCTTCGCGTAAAACTAGTTTATGTTAAAAAGAGGAATAAGATTAGAACATGCATTTTGTGTCTTGAAATACTTACTCGTACAAGGAGCGAACGTAGTGAGAATTACTGTTTAATTGAGCATCAACCTTCACCCCCATTGCAGTCTCTGAAAAGTACGAAGATAAGAATGCGTATGTCAGCATTTAACAGTAAGCAAGCACTAATTACCGCATACTGTCAATGAACAGTATTGCTTTATATTCATCAAACCAAATTTCTCCCGCTACACTCTAAACAGTCGTTAACGTCTGGAAATCAAGTTACAAAGCTTGGCGAGTACATCGCGAATGCCCGGGCATGTGCAGCTCTAATCGACTGTGACTTGACACAGCATGCATACGAGTCAGTTTTTGCACGGAATACAATGCATTACAAAGTCCGCAGTGCCATTGCGGCCACGCTGACGAAGATGCGCACCACGTCCTTCTCGAGTTTCCATGACAAGAGACTAAAGGTGAACGCTGGGGACAGAATAAATGTTAGTAGACCATCGATCACTCAGGCTTAAAAAATCTTTGGCCCATGGCCAACATGAcagtttcaaaaaaagaaaaagaaaggcagatgtactttaatttttttcttttgctgtgcaAAATACAAAACTCTTAGGTTCAAATTAAACATTCATGTTTGAACGCACAGTTACAATTATATAAATATAGCAGGTCATATGTGTTTAGTCCTAACTTCAGTTCCTCGCATGAAGCTATGTAGTTATGTATTGAGTTAAGTAGTTACACCTGCCTATGTTAAACATCTCGCCGGCAAAAGCTAACATTTGTGAGCGTGTTCTTGGACCTTTTTTGTATTTTCAGTGATTTACAAAACTGCGCATGTTTCTGAGTGTCCTTGTACTCCCTTCTGTGCATTCCTGTACTGTCCCTACCTCGAACCCGTACGACGGTTGAGAAAACGAGCTATACATACGATAACTTTCTCGCGATACTATGAACTAAGCAAACCCCTGTTTCCTATGCTAAAAAATCTTGCCTTTTGATTTCGTACGGGAATTAAGATTAGCCACACGTACTAAAAATATTGTAAGACACAACGAGACATTCCTATTTTGTTACTCTGCACCCCACAACGCCACACTAGGATCCAAACTTTCGGTAACTTAAATATCCCGCCAATAAAAAGCACCTGTGGCAAACGACTGCTGCAGTATGCTAGAGCGAATTGGTACGGAATGATATTCCGCATTATATAAAAAAACTTGCAGAACTTGTTGTGAGCAATGAAAAGGTATTATTTGGAAGTTATTCTCTCTGCTTCTTGAACTGATACTTATGTTGTCTTTTTGTTAAACCATGTACAACTATTATTTCATCAGGTTTTTATTGTGTTTATTGCGAAGTGTTGCAATTTTCCTGCTCTCTTTGCTAACTTTTCGAAAAACCCGGcatgcttgcttagtggctatggtgttgggctgctaagcacgaggttgcgggatcgaatctcggccacagcggtcgcatttcaatgggggcgaaatgcgaaaacacccgtgtacttagatttaggtgcacgttaaggaaccccaggtggtacacatttccggagcccccactgCGACGTGTCTCagaatcagaaaatggttttggcacgtaaaaccccataatttaattttaacttttCGAAAACACTAATAATAATACTTATAAATAAGTTTTCATTtagcaaatccatgtactactaTTACTCATAATTCCTGTATCTATTGCAAAGTGTTGTATTTTTAAAGCCTTTGTTATTATATTTGAAACTCTTTAGAAGCATTATTTTATAACAATTTCCTATGAGTATATTTTGAAATGGTTCCCGTactagccaatggctatgggACCATACAGATTGTGCGTATCTTGTATAACgaaatgtatgtgtgtgtaataaagaaagaaagaaagaaagaaagaaataaagaaagaaagaaagaaagaaagaaactgtatGGCAACTTGCTAAACGTTCATGCTCTAAGAGTGGATTCATTGTTTGTTTATGGTTCTCGTGCCTTGATTTTTCGTTCCTCTAGTGACGTGGAGTAGCCGGTGGCACTAAACGTGCCATACCTTCCTTTAGATTCACACgaacaaagaaataaagcaacAAGTACACTGTGCACTGTGTCATTTATCCACAATTCTGTGACATTGCCTTCATTTCAATAGGCGTCCCTTTATAAAGCACTTAAGCACCTTCTTCGCCAACGTCTACGACAAGCGAGTTCAGCTCAAAAAAAGAAGTAAGGGCACCCGCTCTCTTTTACCTTTCCGCTGCCAACTGACTAGGAACGAGACACGCGCTGCGACTGCGGGTTGAGTGTCGGGGGCCAGCTCACCACAGATGATGTCGAGCGTGCAGAGTGTGACCAGAGGAACAATGTCGATGTACTTTTTGTTCTGCTGCTCCTTGAGGTTTTTCACGAATATCACGGCCTGCTCATTGAACACCGGAATGAAGTCCTCCAGTATCCGAAAGTGGAAGGCCGGTGTTAGCATCTTTCTTCTCCGCCGCCATTTGTTGCCTGAACTGGGAGACCGCAGGGCACGTCAGACAGCCGCACTTTCCGCACACACAGACAGAGGCAGGCGCAACGAAtttcagcaataaaaaaaatgagagcCTCGTTTCGTTAAAGTGGAGTAGCATATTTGAATTTTCTGAAATTCAACTTGTACtttatttcagcatttcattTTGTACGAAGAAAGGCAGACGAAACCGGAAAATGGAGACCTCATTTGTCAGCCGTCTATTCGATGTTTCCCGTGCAATGGAATTCGACCAATAACATGTTGATTCTCAAAGAATTCTCAAGGGCTCCCCTGTTTTGACGAAATAACATATTTAAGATGCTGGAGCTCACTTTGTATGAGATACGACTAGTCCTGACGGTGTTTGGctctttcttctttaaaaaaaagaagcgtattTTCACGTGTACAAAGCGCCATGTTCCTGCTCCTCGCTAGCGGATATGAGAACGACCAAATCGTGATCCaactataaaaaaaaagtattcttaTAGAAAGCTGTAAAAATGTGAAACATCATTTTGAACAGGAGACTGCATCGTGGTCGTGAATTGATGAATGTTATTTATTTGCACACTCTCGCGTGGATAGCTTGTTACGGCGATTTCTCGCCCCCCTCCCTTCCAGTTCAACAAACAGCACCTGATAAACATACGTGAGTCGGCCTCCTCATGTATTCTCAGCTTCCATTACCGTAAGCTCCAACACTGCTTCCGGCGCGGCTACTCCGCAAGTGACAGCGCATGCGATTACAGCACAATATGAAGTCGCACTGCCCGTTTATTGTGACCGTCTTGGAGTcgacaaaaaaaagagaattaaTAGTGAGAATTCTGACAAATTACACATCTTAAATATCTATTAATTAGTGAGAATGTTAATAGTTTCTCGTTTCTAGTTAATTATGTTGTTATTGCATTTCAAGAAATGTCAGGAAAAAGATTTCTCACCTTGTTAATAAACCTGTGCCCAACCAGGGGTGTAATAATGTGTAGTCAAAAGATTTATCTAAAACGGTATTACTACTTAATATGACCTGAAAAAGTGGAAGGAAAAAAGCACGTTAGTGAATCGGCCCGTGCAGAGCGGAAAACGACCAGCACACTGGCCTCGACGTGGCGCGATGAAGCAACTCACCTCTACTGTTTCTGCTTTGAAGAAAGATACCACAGGCCTGAACCCCAGCCAGAACCTGAAGATTCTGTCTTTGTCGTGTATTTGTGCTAACCCGCACATGGTCTGCAGCAGCACTGTAAAAAACAAAGCAAGAGTCGATGGAGAATTTAAGTTCATGGTGCATGGAATAAACGCGTAAGAAAAAAAGCTTAATTTTTGGTCATGCTGGGAGTGGCTGGAGTGCGGGACGAAAgacgagaaagaacaaaaatgccTGATGGACGCACTTCCTTGTCTTGGTCTGTAGTACATTCCCAATGCAACTTTTAAATGTATTCCCTACTCGTTGAAAGTGTGGTCTACAAAATGGTAGCTTCAATTTATGCGAGTACTATAGCATAACGAGTACATCAGTGCAAGGTGCTACAGCATTGACTGAACGGGTACAACGTCTGCTTGGTCTGTTCGCACCTTGTTAAATTATGAGCCATAATATGTAGCACTAGTTTGAATTTGGTGGCTTTAAAATGTATGACAGAATGCGAGTATGACTGAAATTTTGCAGTTATCTTTATAAAGTACTTCTTCGGAACCAAAATAAAATGGTTGTTTTACCGGGAAGCCACTTTTTTCTTAGCAGGGAAAAGCAGTTCCTACGCgacaccaaaaaaagaaaaccccacAAAAGAGCATTTGCAAAATAAGAAGTTACCACAACCACTAAAGCTGACGATCTCAGAAGTCCGTAATTTACGCATCACCATTTATTTTCTACGCCATGCGTTTCTAGTGCGTCACATTTCACAACCactagccccgtttacatgaatgcgacagtggcgcatcgcatttccaagcgcatttgggaaaggcgatgcgacaccgtttacatgtagcggattaactctcgcgagaacgtagagccacatggtgtcgtataaaggaagtgcagccgacttccggtgtgactggtttccggtagtgggcggagtgcacgttggtggctgagtgccgacTGTACCGACTACCGAGAGTCTGACGCTTGTGCAAAATGCTTGGGAATGCAGAGTTCCGTCTCCACCTTATGCTACTTTTGTCGGCATGGGCTAACTTTCACGTCATATTGTACGCTGATGCATGCGGCATGAGCAGCGACCTCGTCGGATGCGATCGGCCTACATTAAAGCACTTTTGCGGGCAAGAGGGTTCGCGACGTGCTCTGCCGTCAATGATCTAACAGCGTACCAATATTTAATTCAGATATGATGGCAAGGAAAGCAGTGGTttccttaaattatggggttttacgtgccaaaaccactttctgaatatgaggcacgccgtagtgggggacttcggaaattttgaccacctggggttctttaacgtgcacctaaatctaagtacacgggtgtttgcgcatttcgcccccatcgaaatgcggccgccatggccgggatacaGTGGCTTCCTCTGCGGAGAAACAGGTTCGCGTAGAGCACGCTGCGGCGAGCGAAGTTGTCATGGGGGACGCCATTTTACATCTCGCAGCTTCACCAGCGTGGCAGTCCCGcagctaattccttcccataattcTTAATGCaacgatcctgcgtttacatgctccgcgagagtcgactcgcgcccgtaaatctaccctcgcctggcgcattaatgcgatgcgccttcctagcgcattacc includes:
- the LOC126546973 gene encoding cytochrome P450 4c3-like; its protein translation is MSAGGEATLFPMTLTGFLPFSSHRVLWSLTLLLSCIVPVAVHIARRRRIAELISKIPGPTAAHPILGNLDVLYELKKYRHLLAPHILLLQTMCGLAQIHDKDRIFRFWLGFRPVVSFFKAETVEVILSSNTVLDKSFDYTLLHPWLGTGLLTSSGNKWRRRRKMLTPAFHFRILEDFIPVFNEQAVIFVKNLKEQQNKKYIDIVPLVTLCTLDIICETAMGVKVDAQLNSNSHYVRSLYEVGETFMARVMRPWLWPNYVFYMSSFGRKFKDNLAQLHNFTRKVIRERKAELLEQKVLDGLTIGEPVIGQKRRQAFLDLLLSHHIQDSSLTEEDIREEVDTFMFEGHDTTAMGISWAMYLIGLYTDVQQKIHEELDAIFGEDRERAITPDDLKEMKYLECALKESQRLFPSVPFIGRELMEDVVVNGYTVPRGTTCFLFTFMLHRDKEIFPNPEVFDPDRFRPENCVGRHPFAYVPFSAGPRNCIGQKFALMEEKVVLCSVLRNFCIQSVDFRDKIHLVAELVTRSKHGLKIRLRPR